One Labeo rohita strain BAU-BD-2019 unplaced genomic scaffold, IGBB_LRoh.1.0 scaffold_286, whole genome shotgun sequence genomic window carries:
- the LOC127160072 gene encoding gastrula zinc finger protein XlCGF57.1-like, with product MVFIKEESEENMSEPEPWRIKQEEPETWRIKHEEKGESIEEIKENKEINEVEEKNDKTGEKPLSCFQTKQKDVKKRRAKKSFTCTQCGKTLTTKYSLNVHMRIHNGEKPYACDQCGKSFTLKVHLTGHIRVHTGEKPFACDQCGKSFSHSANLKKHMNIHTREKPHTCAQCGKSFIQKGSLMAHMRVHTGEKPFTCDQCGNSFAHLANLKVHLNIHTGEKPYKCSHCDKRFIQFGTLKTHERIHTGEKPYHCTACGKCFNHSSALQSHTKNNHKLIEVKEENEESSEAEEKNHVKTGKLLSCSQTKQKNFKKRRARKSFICTQCGKSLTHKTSLEHHMRVHEGEKPFTCDQRGKSFTQSENFNKHMNVHTGEKPYKCLHCHKTFSRSSNLKTHERIHTGEKPFKCSHCNKRFIKPGDLKRHERIHTREKPYECSHCDKRFSQSAHLKTHERIHTGEKPYHCTECGKCFNNSSALHIHTKKYHIKASCTWRHI from the exons ATGGTGTTTATTAAAGAAGAGAGTGAGGAGAACATGAGTGAACCAGAACCCTGGAGAATAAAACAAGAGGAACCAGAAACCTGGAGGATAAAACATGAAGAAAAAGGAG agTCTATTGAAGAAATTAAGgagaacaaagaaataaatgaagttgaggagaaaaatgacaaaactggagaaaaacctttgAGTTGCTTTCAAACCAAACAGAAAGATGTAAAGAAGAGAAGAGCCAAGAAATCTTTCACCtgcactcagtgtggaaagactTTGACAACCAAATATAGTCTTAATgttcacatgagaattcacaatGGAGAGAAACCGTACGCATGTGATCAGTGCGGAAAGAGTTTCACACTAAAAGTACACCTTACGGGGCATATAAGAGTtcatactggagagaaaccatttgcttgtgatcagtgtgggaagagtttctCACACTCAGCAAACCttaagaaacacatgaacatccaTACTAGAGAGAAACCGCACACATGCGCTCAGTGCGGGAAGAGTTTCATACAAAAAGGAAGCCTTATGGCACATATGAGAGTtcatactggagagaagccaTTCACATGTGATCAATGTGGAAATAGTTTTGCACACTTAGCAAACCTTAAGGTACACCTGAacatccacactggagagaaaccttataagtgttcacactgtgacaaaAGATTCATTCAGTTTGGTACCCTGAAAACCCATGAGAGGATCCACACCGGAGAGAAACCGTATCACTGCACTGCATGTGGGAAGTGTTTCAATCATTCATCTGCTCTACAAAGTCATACAAAAAACAATCACA aGTTGATTGAAGTAAAAGAGGAGAATGAAGAATCAAGTGAAGCTGAGGAGAAAAATCATGTCAAAACTGGAAAACTTTTGAGTTGCTCTCAAACCAAACAGAAAAACTTTAAGAAAAGAAGAGCCAGGAAATCTTTCATTtgcactcagtgtggaaagagtttgaCACACAAAACAAGTCTTGAGCATCACATGAGAGTTCATGAAGGAGAGAAGCCGTTCACTTGTGATCAGCGTGGGAAAAGTTTTACACAATCagaaaattttaataaacacatgaacgtccacactggagaaaaaccttacaaGTGTTTACACTGTCACAAGACATTTAGTCGGTCATCAAATCTGAAAACACatgagaggatccacactgggGAGAAACCTTTTAAGTGTTCACACTGCAACAAGAGATTCATTAAGCCAGGAGACCTGAAAAGACACGAGAGGATCCACACTAGAGAAAAACCTTATgagtgttcacactgtgacaaaAGATTTAGTCAGTCAGCACATCTGAAAACACAcgagaggatccacactggagagaaaccgtatCACTGCACTGAATGTGGGAAGTGTTTCAATAATTCATCTGCTCTACACattcatacaaaaaaatatcacattaaGGCTTCATGCACATGGAGACACATTTAG
- the LOC127160078 gene encoding gastrula zinc finger protein XlCGF49.1-like, which produces MVFVKEESEENMCEPEPWRIKQEEPETWKIKQEEQGELCEEKEENEESSKVEEKNPVKTGEKPLSCSKTKQKDVKRRRAKKSFTCTQCGKSLTSTTALQHHMRIHTGEKPFTCDQCGKSFSQSANLKEHMNIHTREKQHACDQCGKIYLWASGLKKHLKVHTKEKPHSCHWCGKCFWHLQSLKVYQNIHTAVREYMCSKCEKTFTSVNYLKLHERIQAEEKLYKCSHCDKRFNQSVHLKTHEMIHTGERPAYVKRCNHLSALHSHTKNKHSKAP; this is translated from the exons ATGGTGTTtgttaaagaggagagtgaggAGAACATGTGTGAACCAGAACCCTGGAGAATAAAACAAGAGGAACCAGAAACATGGAAAATAAAACAGGAGGAACAAGGAG AGTTGTGTGAAGAAAAAGAGGAGAATGAAGAATCAAGTAAAGTtgaggagaaaaatcctgtcaaaactggagaaaaacctttaAGCTGctctaaaacaaaacagaaagatGTAAAGAGAAGAAGAGCCAAGAAATCTTTCACCtgcactcagtgtggaaagagtttgaCAAGCACAACAGctcttcagcatcacatgagaattcatactggagagaaaccgttcACTTGTGATCAATGTGGGAAGAGTTTCTCACAATCAGCAAACCTTAAGGAGCACATGAACATCCACACTAGAGAGAAGCAGCATGCATGTGATCAATGTGGTAAAATTTATTTATGGGCTTCAGGTCTGAAGAAACACTTGAAAGTTCATACAAAGGAGAAGCCACATTCATGCCATTGGTGTGGTAAGTGTTTTTGGCATCTACAAAGTTTGAAGGTATATCAGAATATACATACTGCTGTGAGAGAATACATGTGCTCTAAGTGTGAAAAGACTTTTACTTCagtaaactatttaaaactgCATGAAAGGATACAAGCTGAAGAGAAACTTTAtaagtgttcacactgtgacaagagattcAATCAGTCAGTACATCTCAAAACACATGAGatgatccacactggagagagacCTGCATATGTGAAGCGTTGTAATCATTTATCTGCTCTACACAGTCATACTAAAAACAAGCACAGCAAGGCGCCGTAA